The following are encoded in a window of Flavobacterium sp. WC2421 genomic DNA:
- a CDS encoding sulfite exporter TauE/SafE family protein — translation MDFQIGLVVAGLTVGFIVGLTGVGGGSLMTPILLWFGIPPTTAVGTDLLYAAFTKMGGVYVHHKKKNINWTITGWLSLGSVPAALLTLWILHSIKTDITALNAVIKYSLGWALLLTSVAVLFKKKLLVFSQKHSGDKFHSESKTQNALTVAIGVLLGATVTLTSIGAGALGTVTLFFLYPILATPKLVGTEIAHAVPLTLVAGLGHATMGNLDLGLLGQLLIGSLPGIYIGSMLSGKVPDLFLRNAIAIMLFFVGYKLVF, via the coding sequence ATGGATTTTCAAATAGGATTAGTAGTTGCAGGTTTAACCGTCGGTTTCATTGTTGGACTGACAGGTGTAGGAGGCGGTTCTTTGATGACGCCCATTTTATTATGGTTTGGTATCCCTCCAACAACAGCTGTAGGGACTGATTTATTATATGCTGCTTTTACTAAAATGGGTGGAGTTTATGTTCACCATAAGAAAAAAAATATCAATTGGACAATTACAGGTTGGCTTTCTCTAGGTAGTGTTCCCGCGGCATTACTAACTCTATGGATACTACATAGCATAAAAACAGACATTACAGCACTAAATGCAGTAATCAAATACAGCTTAGGTTGGGCATTACTATTAACCTCTGTAGCCGTTTTGTTTAAAAAGAAACTTTTAGTTTTTTCTCAAAAACATTCTGGTGACAAGTTTCACAGTGAAAGTAAAACTCAAAATGCACTAACCGTTGCCATTGGTGTATTGCTAGGGGCAACAGTAACGCTGACTTCAATAGGTGCTGGAGCACTAGGGACAGTCACTTTATTTTTTCTATACCCAATTTTAGCAACACCTAAATTGGTTGGTACCGAGATTGCGCACGCAGTCCCTTTAACGCTTGTAGCAGGTTTAGGACATGCAACAATGGGTAATTTAGATCTTGGATTATTAGGTCAATTGTTAATAGGTTCTCTTCCTGGAATTTATATAGGAAGTATGCTGAGTGGGAAAGTACCCGATTTATTCCTTAGAAATGCTATAGCAATAATGTTATTCTTCGTTGGATACAAACTAGTTTTTTAG
- a CDS encoding phosphoadenylyl-sulfate reductase, protein MSASIVHTLIEKTKDFSIEETFSFLANEYKDKVVFSTSFGQEDQVITALIANSDVAINIFTLDTGRLFQETYDVFHKTLKKYKKHIEVYFPEASDVQNLLNAKGPNSFYESVENRKECCFIRKVAPLTKALKGNSVWITGLRAEQSENRNDLQFFEYDANFNIIKFNPLLKWTLEEVQKYIDDNNVPQNALHKKGFVSIGCAPCTRAIAEGEDIRAGRWWWESSHKECGLHQG, encoded by the coding sequence ATGAGTGCATCAATAGTACATACGCTAATAGAAAAAACAAAAGACTTCTCGATTGAGGAAACTTTTAGCTTTTTGGCTAATGAATATAAAGATAAGGTGGTTTTTTCAACTTCTTTTGGGCAAGAAGACCAAGTTATAACCGCTTTAATTGCAAATAGCGATGTAGCTATTAATATCTTTACTTTAGATACTGGGCGTTTGTTTCAAGAAACTTACGATGTTTTTCATAAAACATTAAAGAAATATAAAAAACACATTGAAGTTTATTTTCCTGAAGCGTCAGATGTTCAAAATCTTTTAAATGCAAAAGGACCAAATAGCTTCTACGAGTCGGTTGAAAATAGAAAAGAGTGTTGTTTTATTCGAAAAGTAGCGCCATTAACTAAAGCTTTAAAAGGAAATTCAGTTTGGATAACTGGTTTAAGAGCGGAACAATCTGAAAACAGAAATGATTTGCAATTTTTTGAATATGACGCCAATTTCAATATTATAAAATTTAATCCTTTGTTAAAATGGACTTTAGAAGAAGTTCAAAAATATATAGACGATAATAATGTACCACAAAATGCTTTACATAAAAAAGGATTTGTAAGCATAGGTTGTGCTCCTTGTACTAGAGCAATTGCAGAAGGAGAAGACATAAGAGCCGGAAGATGGTGGTGGGAATCAAGTCATAAAGAGTGTGGTTTGCACCAAGGGTAA
- the cysD gene encoding sulfate adenylyltransferase subunit CysD: MSSILKTNALESEAIYIFREVISQFDKPVLLFSGGKDSITLVRLAQKAFFPAKIPFPLLHVDTGHNFPETIEFRDRLVKELGLELIVRNVQDAIDEGKVVEETGKYSSRNSLQTTTLLDAIDEFKFDACIGGARRDEEKARAKERIFSVRDDFGQWDEKNQRPELFDLLNGKIENGQNVRVFPISNWTELDVWSYIEQEQIEIPSIYFSHKRKVFLRDGMIWSHSPFVYQEENEEIEERIVRFRTVGDMSCTAAVDSYAATISEVVGEIRLSTISERGARIDDKRSEAAMEKRKQQGYF, from the coding sequence ATGAGTTCAATATTAAAAACAAACGCATTAGAAAGCGAAGCAATATACATTTTCAGAGAAGTTATTTCTCAATTTGATAAGCCGGTATTGCTTTTTTCTGGAGGAAAAGATTCAATCACACTGGTAAGATTAGCACAAAAAGCATTCTTTCCCGCCAAAATTCCTTTTCCACTATTGCACGTAGATACAGGACATAATTTTCCTGAAACTATTGAATTTAGAGATCGATTGGTTAAAGAATTAGGATTGGAATTAATCGTTCGTAATGTGCAAGATGCTATCGATGAAGGAAAAGTAGTAGAAGAAACTGGTAAATATTCGAGTAGAAACAGTCTGCAAACAACAACTTTACTTGATGCAATTGACGAATTCAAGTTTGATGCTTGTATTGGTGGTGCGCGTAGAGATGAAGAAAAAGCAAGAGCTAAAGAACGTATTTTTTCTGTTCGTGATGATTTTGGTCAATGGGATGAAAAAAACCAACGTCCTGAATTGTTTGATTTATTGAATGGTAAAATTGAAAATGGACAAAACGTACGTGTTTTTCCTATTTCAAACTGGACTGAATTGGATGTATGGAGTTATATCGAACAAGAACAAATCGAGATTCCATCGATTTACTTTTCACACAAACGTAAAGTTTTCTTGAGAGACGGAATGATTTGGTCACACTCTCCTTTTGTTTATCAAGAAGAAAACGAAGAAATTGAAGAGCGAATTGTTCGTTTTAGAACAGTTGGAGATATGAGTTGTACTGCAGCAGTTGATTCGTATGCAGCGACAATTTCTGAAGTGGTAGGTGAAATCAGATTGTCTACTATTTCTGAACGAGGAGCTAGAATTGATGATAAACGTTCAGAAGCAGCGATGGAGAAAAGAAAACAACAAGGATACTTTTAG
- a CDS encoding sulfate adenylyltransferase subunit 1, with translation MEVLKIATAGSVDDGKSTLIGRLLYDTQSLTTDKLEAIEKSSKQKGYDYLDFSLATDGLVAEREQGITIDVAHIYFSTAKKSYIIADTPGHVEYTRNMVTGASTSQVSIILIDARKGVIEQTYRHFFINNLLRVKEVIVAVNKMDLVDYSEEVYNKIKADFQALNAKSTFKEQNVSYIPLSALTGDNVVESLGGMPWYEGQTILEHLEALEPADVYEKGKARFPVQTVIRPKTEEYHDFRGYAGKLYGNNIKVGDAVTVLPSLTESKVTNIHFFDQQFDEASVGSSITIELENDINVTRGDMIVKSSELPKVEKDINTTVCWMDSKKLVPGAKYFIQHNTNRVLAKIDSVKNVIATDFSGTTAASQLAINEIGEVNIKLSKAIYFDAYNDNKSNGAFILIDAATNTTAGVGFIR, from the coding sequence ATGGAAGTTTTAAAAATAGCAACAGCAGGAAGTGTAGATGACGGAAAGAGTACATTAATCGGGAGGTTATTATATGATACGCAATCCTTAACTACAGATAAATTAGAAGCAATAGAAAAAAGCAGCAAGCAAAAAGGATATGATTATTTAGATTTTTCTTTGGCTACTGATGGTTTAGTTGCTGAGAGAGAACAAGGAATTACAATTGATGTGGCGCATATTTATTTTTCTACGGCTAAAAAAAGTTACATCATTGCAGATACTCCAGGTCACGTAGAATACACGCGTAACATGGTTACTGGAGCTTCAACTTCACAAGTTTCAATCATTTTGATTGATGCTCGTAAAGGAGTGATTGAGCAAACCTACCGTCACTTTTTTATCAATAATTTATTGAGAGTAAAAGAAGTAATTGTTGCTGTTAATAAAATGGACTTAGTAGATTATTCGGAAGAAGTATACAATAAAATTAAAGCCGACTTTCAAGCATTAAATGCTAAAAGTACTTTTAAAGAGCAAAACGTAAGTTATATTCCGTTGAGCGCTTTAACAGGAGATAATGTGGTGGAATCATTAGGCGGAATGCCTTGGTATGAAGGACAAACTATTCTAGAACACCTGGAGGCTTTAGAGCCTGCAGATGTTTATGAAAAAGGAAAAGCACGTTTCCCTGTGCAAACCGTTATCAGACCAAAAACCGAAGAGTACCACGATTTTAGAGGGTATGCTGGTAAGCTTTATGGTAACAATATCAAAGTAGGAGATGCCGTAACAGTATTACCTTCTTTAACAGAATCTAAAGTAACAAACATTCACTTTTTTGATCAACAATTTGACGAAGCTTCAGTTGGTTCTTCAATTACAATCGAATTAGAAAACGATATCAATGTAACTAGAGGAGATATGATTGTAAAATCATCTGAATTGCCTAAAGTAGAAAAAGATATTAATACAACAGTTTGTTGGATGGACAGTAAAAAACTAGTTCCAGGAGCAAAATATTTTATACAACACAATACGAACCGAGTTCTAGCTAAAATTGACAGCGTGAAAAACGTAATTGCAACTGATTTTTCAGGAACCACAGCAGCGTCTCAATTAGCGATTAACGAAATAGGAGAAGTAAACATCAAGTTAAGCAAAGCAATATATTTTGATGCTTACAATGATAACAAATCAAATGGTGCTTTTATCTTAATTGATGCAGCAACAAATACAACTGCGGGAGTTGGATTTATCCGTTAG
- a CDS encoding nitrite reductase gives MESFRTEIENPIVQKEIIDLERKIALFKDGKIDDERFRSLRLARGVYGQRQEGVQMIRIKLPYGKVSSEQLERITKVSDEYSTGRLHITTRQDIQIHYVSLDRTPELWAQLAIDDITLREACGNTVRNITASELAGVDVDEPFDVSPYAHAMFQFFLRNPVCQEMGRKFKMSFSSSDKDTALSYLHDLGFIPKIVNGERGFKVMLGGGLGSQPSHAELLSEFIPVNQIIPTTEGVLRVFDRYGERAKRLKARMKFLIKDLGRDEFLRLVDEEKKALSYQTVEIDTTDFDGAIPATLLEVPKVTIEDTAAFEAWKKSNVIAQKQSGYVAIGIKVLLGDFYTDKARILANLIKNYGANELRFSLRQNIVLRNIKEENLGFFYQELAKLDFVALGYDTIGDITACPGTDTCNLGIASSTGIAEELERVLKLEFPQYKDNREITIKISGCMNACGQHNMSQIGFQGMSINSGKLVAPALQVLLGGGILGDGKGRFSDKVIKIPSRRGPDALRYILNDFEANANGLSFLDYYDAKGEKYFYEFLKPLADVTNLTDEDFIDWGNADNYVKAVGVGECAGVVIDLVATLILEAKDKLTFAQEAFEDKKWADAIYLAYAGFVNGAKALLLAENQKTNHHAGIINLFDTVFVETNKIILDSSFKDLVYQINQNEPSEVFAQKYIQEAIAFFENIETYRAKDLANA, from the coding sequence ATGGAAAGTTTTAGAACCGAAATAGAGAATCCGATTGTTCAAAAAGAAATAATCGATTTAGAAAGAAAAATTGCATTATTCAAAGACGGTAAAATTGATGACGAACGTTTTCGCAGTCTTCGTTTAGCACGTGGTGTTTACGGTCAACGTCAAGAAGGGGTGCAAATGATTCGTATCAAATTACCTTATGGTAAAGTGAGCAGCGAACAGTTGGAGCGTATTACAAAGGTTTCAGATGAATATTCTACTGGACGTTTGCATATTACAACCCGTCAAGATATTCAAATTCACTATGTGAGTTTAGATAGAACTCCGGAACTTTGGGCACAATTGGCAATAGACGATATTACACTTCGTGAGGCTTGTGGTAATACAGTGAGAAATATTACGGCTAGTGAATTAGCGGGAGTAGATGTTGACGAACCGTTTGATGTTTCGCCTTATGCACACGCCATGTTTCAGTTTTTCTTGAGAAATCCTGTTTGTCAAGAGATGGGGCGTAAATTCAAAATGTCATTTTCGTCTTCTGATAAAGATACAGCACTAAGTTACCTACATGATTTGGGTTTTATTCCAAAAATTGTTAATGGTGAGCGCGGATTCAAAGTAATGTTAGGTGGAGGACTAGGTTCTCAACCAAGTCATGCGGAGCTATTATCAGAATTTATTCCTGTAAACCAAATTATCCCAACAACAGAAGGGGTTTTAAGAGTTTTTGATCGTTATGGCGAAAGAGCCAAACGTTTAAAAGCACGTATGAAATTCTTAATCAAAGATTTGGGGCGTGACGAATTTTTGAGATTGGTAGACGAAGAGAAAAAAGCATTGTCTTACCAAACAGTTGAAATTGACACCACTGATTTTGATGGTGCTATTCCAGCCACTTTATTAGAAGTGCCAAAAGTTACTATCGAAGATACAGCTGCATTTGAAGCGTGGAAAAAATCTAACGTTATTGCCCAAAAACAATCGGGATATGTAGCTATTGGAATCAAGGTACTTTTAGGAGATTTTTATACGGATAAAGCGAGAATTTTAGCCAATTTAATTAAAAATTACGGAGCTAATGAACTGCGTTTTTCACTAAGACAAAACATTGTTCTTCGAAATATAAAAGAAGAAAACTTAGGGTTCTTCTACCAAGAATTAGCCAAATTAGATTTTGTAGCTTTAGGCTATGACACTATTGGTGATATTACAGCTTGTCCTGGGACTGATACTTGTAATTTAGGTATTGCAAGCAGTACAGGAATTGCCGAAGAATTAGAAAGAGTGTTGAAATTAGAATTCCCTCAATATAAAGACAACAGAGAAATTACTATAAAAATTAGTGGTTGTATGAATGCTTGTGGGCAACACAACATGTCGCAAATTGGTTTTCAAGGAATGTCTATCAACTCTGGTAAACTAGTGGCGCCAGCGTTGCAAGTGTTACTTGGAGGTGGGATTTTAGGTGATGGAAAAGGTCGTTTTTCGGATAAAGTAATTAAGATTCCAAGTCGTAGAGGACCTGATGCATTGCGTTATATCTTAAATGATTTCGAAGCAAATGCGAACGGATTGTCGTTTTTAGATTATTACGATGCAAAAGGGGAAAAATATTTTTATGAGTTCCTTAAACCATTAGCAGATGTTACCAATCTAACAGACGAAGATTTTATCGACTGGGGAAATGCAGATAATTATGTAAAAGCGGTTGGAGTAGGAGAATGTGCTGGAGTTGTAATTGACTTAGTAGCTACTTTAATCTTGGAAGCCAAAGATAAATTGACTTTCGCTCAAGAAGCTTTTGAAGACAAAAAATGGGCTGATGCGATTTACTTGGCATATGCAGGATTTGTAAATGGAGCAAAAGCATTGTTATTGGCTGAAAACCAAAAAACAAATCACCATGCAGGAATCATCAATTTGTTTGATACTGTTTTTGTTGAAACAAACAAAATTATTTTAGATTCTAGTTTTAAAGACTTGGTGTATCAAATCAATCAAAATGAACCATCTGAAGTGTTTGCACAAAAATACATTCAAGAAGCAATTGCTTTTTTTGAAAATATTGAAACATACAGAGCCAAAGATTTAGCAAATGCATAA
- the cobA gene encoding uroporphyrinogen-III C-methyltransferase codes for MHNTIKPIVTLVGAGPGDPDLLTIKGAKALAEANVVLYDALANEELLSYAPKRALKIFVGKRKGCHAYTQDQINQLIVDNALTYGHVVRLKGGDPFIFGRGSEEIEYVESFGIPTFVVPGISSAIAVPAYQGISLTKRGVSESFWVITGTTSARQLSTDVALAAQSSATVVVLMGMSKLEEIVAIFQKESKGETPVAIIQNGTTPEEKIGIGTISTIQKIVVEQKLSSPAIIVIGAVVGDSKKRKGFYKELKSNHNKLLVYGKE; via the coding sequence ATGCATAATACCATAAAACCCATAGTAACTTTAGTAGGTGCAGGTCCGGGAGATCCAGATTTGTTGACCATAAAAGGTGCGAAAGCATTGGCTGAAGCTAATGTGGTTTTATACGATGCTTTGGCTAATGAAGAATTATTAAGTTATGCTCCAAAGAGGGCTTTAAAAATATTTGTCGGAAAAAGGAAAGGATGTCACGCTTACACACAAGACCAAATCAACCAACTAATTGTAGATAATGCCTTGACTTATGGTCATGTCGTTCGTCTTAAAGGAGGAGATCCTTTCATTTTCGGCAGAGGAAGTGAAGAAATAGAGTATGTAGAAAGCTTTGGAATTCCTACATTTGTTGTTCCTGGAATTTCATCGGCTATCGCAGTTCCAGCATATCAAGGTATTTCGTTGACAAAAAGAGGAGTTTCGGAGAGTTTTTGGGTAATAACAGGAACGACTTCGGCTCGACAATTATCAACTGATGTGGCCTTGGCAGCTCAATCTTCAGCTACTGTAGTAGTGCTGATGGGAATGAGCAAATTAGAAGAAATTGTTGCTATTTTCCAAAAAGAATCCAAAGGTGAAACACCTGTAGCGATCATTCAAAACGGTACGACTCCAGAGGAAAAAATAGGAATTGGAACAATAAGCACGATTCAAAAAATTGTTGTTGAACAAAAATTAAGTTCTCCAGCCATTATTGTAATAGGTGCGGTAGTAGGTGATAGTAAGAAAAGGAAAGGGTTTTACAAAGAGTTAAAATCCAATCATAACAAACTATTAGTTTATGGAAAGGAATGA
- a CDS encoding bifunctional precorrin-2 dehydrogenase/sirohydrochlorin ferrochelatase has product MERNELYPVFLKLHNLSVLIVGGGNVGLEKLSFLLKSSPNANVEVVAPRFLPELVTLADKHETVTLTDKKFKKKMLKKRHIVIACTDDLEVNRRIYNLSRERYLICNIADTPDLCDYYLGGIVTKGNVKIAISTNGKSPTTAKRLREFFEEVIPEDINKMVENLNEYRKTLKGDFEEKVQKMNEITESLKNKE; this is encoded by the coding sequence ATGGAAAGGAATGAATTATATCCCGTATTTTTAAAACTACACAATCTTAGTGTCTTGATTGTTGGTGGAGGAAATGTAGGACTAGAGAAGTTGAGTTTTTTGTTAAAATCAAGTCCAAATGCTAATGTTGAGGTGGTAGCACCACGATTTTTACCTGAATTGGTAACATTGGCAGATAAGCACGAAACGGTTACATTGACCGATAAGAAGTTCAAGAAAAAAATGCTCAAAAAACGGCATATTGTTATTGCTTGTACGGATGATCTTGAAGTGAATAGAAGGATTTACAATTTGTCTAGGGAAAGGTATCTCATTTGTAATATTGCCGATACGCCTGATTTATGTGATTATTATTTGGGAGGAATAGTGACCAAAGGAAATGTGAAAATTGCTATTTCAACCAATGGAAAATCACCAACAACAGCCAAAAGATTACGAGAATTTTTTGAAGAGGTTATTCCAGAAGACATCAATAAAATGGTCGAAAATCTAAACGAATATCGCAAAACCTTAAAAGGAGATTTCGAAGAGAAAGTTCAGAAGATGAATGAAATTACAGAATCGTTAAAGAATAAAGAATAG